The following proteins come from a genomic window of Oligoflexus sp.:
- a CDS encoding glutaredoxin domain-containing protein produces MREVKIYTTEVCPYCVQAKRLLTQLKVPYEEISLEDKPDLRQKLSEENNGYRTVPMIFIDGKFLGGYTELAALHKQGKLIEA; encoded by the coding sequence ATGCGAGAAGTCAAGATCTACACCACAGAAGTCTGTCCCTACTGCGTGCAAGCCAAGCGACTTTTGACTCAGTTAAAAGTGCCTTACGAGGAAATCAGTCTGGAAGACAAGCCTGATTTGCGGCAGAAGCTTTCGGAAGAAAATAATGGATATCGGACAGTTCCCATGATTTTCATCGACGGGAAATTCCTCGGTGGCTACACCGAACTTGCCGCTCTTCATAAGCAGGGTAAGCTGATTGAAGCTTAA